A DNA window from Halorubrum sp. DM2 contains the following coding sequences:
- a CDS encoding ABC transporter substrate-binding protein, which yields MPRPISRRAALAGLGLAAASAGCLGRTENIAGRDPHSQLTLEINTTPADDDPNGIRIARQLEEHLTAVGVDVRLNTVGQTDLWRKVLINQNFDLYVGQFVETEPFDADALYGLTHSKFIAESGWQNPYGLTEIAVDDALERQRRVSGDERTDAVGALQETLCELQPFSVVAFPDALTAVRENRFEGWTEDRQPLSVTGLLELDSATNGSADADSATNGSTDANATTEGAADPDGGTLRLVTTDDRITENWNPIAAEYRKYGTFTGLLYDPLVRADDESVVPWLAADWERVDDETLDVSLRDARWHDGEPVTATDVAFTYRFLRDTSLGSVGTPVPTPRFRGRSSLVGDERALDDATVRLTVPDVNETVAARALQVPILPKHVWSERTDAATIAGFELDFETTEAVVSNNPDPVGSGPLRFVEAEAGESVVFERNPDHFLVRPASDGESADSGETTDPRAGVPPRYRGKPAFDRLRIEVLPSDISAVESVSDGLADATVSNLGPASVPLIGRSTDARLVSGRSAAFYHVGYNVRRSPLSNPRFRSVVARLIDKSALVADAFDGYARAASSPLAASPATVPDSVAWDGDTDPVHPFFDDEGSLDVDAARATLRDIGYRFDEEGRLLSRGQ from the coding sequence ATGCCCCGACCGATCAGTCGACGCGCGGCGCTTGCCGGACTCGGCCTCGCGGCCGCCAGCGCCGGCTGTCTCGGTCGCACGGAGAACATCGCGGGACGCGACCCCCACTCGCAGCTGACCCTCGAAATTAACACCACGCCGGCGGACGACGACCCCAACGGGATCCGCATCGCGAGACAGCTCGAAGAGCACCTGACCGCGGTCGGCGTCGACGTCCGACTTAACACCGTCGGCCAGACGGACCTCTGGCGGAAGGTGCTCATCAACCAGAACTTCGACCTTTACGTCGGGCAGTTCGTGGAGACGGAGCCGTTCGACGCGGACGCGCTGTACGGGCTGACCCACTCGAAGTTCATCGCCGAGTCCGGCTGGCAGAACCCGTACGGTCTCACGGAGATCGCGGTCGACGACGCGCTGGAGCGACAGCGCCGCGTCTCCGGGGACGAACGGACCGACGCTGTCGGGGCGCTTCAGGAGACGCTGTGTGAACTCCAGCCCTTCTCGGTCGTCGCGTTTCCCGACGCGCTCACCGCCGTCCGGGAGAATCGGTTCGAGGGGTGGACGGAGGACCGCCAGCCGCTCTCCGTCACCGGTCTCCTCGAACTCGACTCCGCGACCAACGGCTCGGCGGACGCCGACTCCGCGACCAACGGCTCGACGGACGCCAACGCGACGACCGAGGGCGCGGCCGATCCGGACGGCGGCACCCTCCGGCTCGTGACGACCGACGACCGCATCACGGAGAACTGGAACCCGATCGCGGCGGAGTACCGGAAGTACGGCACGTTCACCGGGCTGTTGTACGACCCGCTCGTTCGCGCGGACGACGAGTCCGTCGTCCCGTGGCTGGCGGCCGACTGGGAGCGCGTCGACGACGAGACTCTCGACGTTTCGCTCCGCGACGCCCGCTGGCACGACGGCGAGCCGGTGACGGCGACCGACGTCGCGTTCACCTACCGGTTCCTCCGCGACACGTCGCTGGGGAGCGTCGGGACGCCGGTCCCGACCCCGCGGTTTCGCGGCCGAAGCTCCCTCGTCGGCGACGAGCGGGCCCTCGACGACGCGACGGTCCGCCTCACCGTGCCCGATGTCAACGAGACGGTCGCCGCGCGGGCGCTTCAGGTGCCGATCCTCCCGAAACACGTCTGGTCGGAGCGGACCGACGCGGCGACGATAGCCGGCTTCGAACTCGACTTCGAGACTACGGAGGCGGTCGTCTCGAACAACCCCGACCCCGTCGGTAGCGGTCCGCTGCGCTTCGTCGAGGCGGAGGCCGGGGAGTCGGTCGTCTTCGAACGGAACCCCGACCACTTCCTCGTCCGCCCGGCGTCGGACGGCGAGTCGGCGGATTCGGGCGAGACGACGGACCCGCGGGCGGGAGTGCCGCCCCGCTACCGCGGGAAGCCGGCGTTCGACCGGCTCCGCATCGAGGTGCTGCCGTCGGACATCTCGGCCGTGGAGTCGGTCTCCGACGGACTTGCGGACGCGACCGTCTCCAACCTCGGTCCGGCGTCGGTCCCCCTGATCGGCCGCTCGACCGATGCTCGCCTCGTGAGCGGTCGGTCAGCGGCGTTCTACCACGTCGGCTACAACGTGCGGCGGAGCCCGCTGTCGAACCCCCGCTTCCGGTCGGTCGTCGCGCGGCTGATCGACAAGTCCGCGCTCGTCGCCGACGCCTTCGACGGGTACGCGCGGGCGGCGTCGTCCCCGCTCGCGGCGTCGCCGGCCACGGTCCCGGACTCGGTTGCGTGGGACGGCGACACCGACCCGGTCCACCCGTTCTTCGACGACGAGGGATCGCTGGACGTCGACGCCGCCAGAGCGACGCTGCGCGACATCGGGTACCGCTTCGACGAGGAGGGTCGGCTGCTCTCGCGGGGGCAATGA
- a CDS encoding phosphatase PAP2 family protein — MTPFLSVLTSVVAWVGAMLAVASLAVVGPVRLRAAWSGIRARLWDARRAGAVLVVVLLASAVGRSSLQTVSELFGLQATALIYALEGGFVAWIQATFAGPTLTTYFSWVYVYGYAFLLAFPVIAYLALQRTVTLRRVLVAYALNYGIGLVLYTAVFAHGPRNVMPEMVTPLLFANQPDVMALTSEVNVNSNVFPSLHTSLAVTVGTFAVLTREEYPRWTPLGVWLALSVVVATMYLGIHWLTDVIAGFALAFGSVSLAYRLVDPRDAAEPSDTAKSSGDADGERPGSETGAGD, encoded by the coding sequence ATGACGCCGTTCCTGTCGGTTCTCACGTCGGTCGTGGCGTGGGTCGGGGCGATGCTGGCGGTCGCGAGCCTCGCGGTCGTCGGGCCCGTTCGGCTCCGCGCGGCGTGGAGCGGGATCCGCGCGCGGCTGTGGGACGCGCGCCGGGCCGGCGCGGTCCTCGTCGTGGTGCTGCTCGCTAGCGCCGTCGGCCGAAGCTCCCTACAGACCGTCTCCGAGCTGTTCGGGCTACAGGCGACGGCGCTCATCTACGCGCTGGAGGGCGGGTTCGTCGCGTGGATTCAGGCGACGTTCGCCGGGCCCACGCTGACCACGTACTTCTCGTGGGTGTACGTGTACGGGTACGCGTTCCTGCTCGCGTTCCCGGTGATCGCGTACCTCGCGCTCCAGCGGACGGTGACGCTCAGGCGCGTCCTCGTCGCGTACGCGCTCAACTACGGCATCGGGTTGGTGCTGTACACGGCCGTGTTCGCCCACGGTCCGCGAAACGTTATGCCGGAGATGGTGACGCCGCTGCTGTTCGCCAACCAGCCCGACGTGATGGCACTGACGAGTGAGGTGAACGTGAACTCGAACGTCTTTCCGTCACTTCACACCTCTCTCGCGGTCACTGTGGGGACGTTCGCGGTTCTGACCCGCGAGGAGTACCCGCGCTGGACGCCCCTCGGGGTCTGGCTCGCGCTGTCGGTCGTCGTCGCGACGATGTACCTCGGTATCCACTGGCTCACCGACGTGATCGCCGGCTTCGCGCTCGCGTTCGGCTCCGTCTCGCTCGCGTACCGCCTCGTGGACCCCCGCGACGCCGCCGAGCCGAGCGATACCGCCAAGTCGAGCGGCGATGCGGACGGGGAACGCCCCGGTTCAGAGACCGGTGCGGGCGACTGA
- a CDS encoding DsbA family protein, with product MATDSDAASGTDEPDAITVYSDYVCPFCYLGRQSLARYQETREEPLAIDWHPFDLRAGKRGPDGEIDHDADDGKDDEYYEQARENVRRLQKEYDAEMTEELRTDVDSLPAQIVSVHVRETAPDAWLAFDEAVFDALWIDGRDIGDRDVLAEIAADIDGLDAAVVDEALADDDLRERVTDLFDAARRQGVTGVPTFAYDGHAARGAVPPEQLERLVEGV from the coding sequence ATGGCAACCGACTCCGACGCGGCATCCGGCACCGACGAACCCGACGCGATCACCGTCTACTCCGATTACGTCTGTCCGTTCTGCTACCTCGGGCGGCAGTCGCTCGCGCGGTATCAGGAGACGCGCGAGGAGCCGCTCGCGATCGACTGGCACCCGTTCGACCTCCGGGCGGGCAAGCGCGGTCCGGACGGCGAGATCGACCACGACGCCGACGACGGCAAAGACGACGAGTACTACGAGCAGGCGAGAGAGAACGTCCGCCGCCTACAGAAGGAGTACGACGCGGAGATGACCGAGGAGCTCCGCACGGACGTCGACTCGCTGCCCGCCCAGATCGTCTCGGTCCACGTGCGCGAGACCGCGCCCGACGCGTGGCTCGCGTTCGACGAGGCCGTCTTCGACGCGCTCTGGATCGACGGGCGCGACATCGGCGACCGCGACGTGCTCGCCGAGATCGCGGCCGACATCGACGGGCTCGACGCCGCCGTCGTCGACGAGGCGCTCGCGGACGACGACCTCCGCGAGCGCGTGACGGACCTCTTCGACGCCGCGCGACGGCAGGGAGTCACCGGCGTCCCGACGTTCGCGTACGACGGCCACGCCGCCCGCGGCGCGGTCCCGCCGGAGCAGCTCGAACGACTCGTCGAAGGCGTCTGA
- the thiD gene encoding bifunctional hydroxymethylpyrimidine kinase/phosphomethylpyrimidine kinase: protein MPDYDPVDPPIALTIAGSDSGGGAGIQADLSAMTAHGVFGTAVVTATTAQNTRGVEDVHPVPPDHVASQYAAVADDFDVGAIKTGMLATAEIVETVTDSVADGGVPLVVDPVMVAATGDRLLSPAAEAAYGDLIAAATLVTPNADEAAVLTDAPVETPGDAEAAGRELVALGADAALVKGGHLAGTTDADGDGTGETVIDTLVRADSDGGGDLVVDRFESPRIDTDATHGSGCALSSAIAARLARGEPLREAVEAAVAEMSEAVRRGYDVGEGPGAVNPTVLGGE, encoded by the coding sequence ATGCCCGACTACGACCCGGTCGACCCGCCGATCGCGCTGACGATCGCCGGCAGCGACAGCGGCGGCGGGGCGGGGATTCAGGCCGACCTGTCCGCGATGACCGCGCACGGCGTCTTCGGGACCGCGGTGGTGACGGCGACGACCGCGCAGAACACCCGCGGCGTCGAGGACGTTCACCCCGTCCCTCCTGACCACGTCGCGAGCCAGTACGCGGCGGTCGCCGACGACTTCGACGTCGGCGCGATCAAGACGGGAATGTTGGCGACCGCCGAGATCGTCGAGACGGTGACCGACTCGGTCGCGGACGGCGGCGTCCCGCTCGTCGTCGACCCCGTGATGGTCGCGGCGACCGGCGACCGACTGCTCTCGCCCGCCGCCGAGGCGGCCTACGGGGACCTGATCGCGGCCGCGACGCTCGTGACGCCGAACGCCGACGAGGCGGCGGTCCTGACCGACGCGCCGGTCGAGACGCCGGGCGACGCGGAGGCGGCCGGGCGGGAACTCGTTGCGCTCGGCGCGGACGCGGCGCTGGTGAAGGGCGGCCACCTCGCGGGGACGACGGACGCGGACGGCGACGGGACGGGTGAGACCGTCATCGACACGCTCGTTCGTGCGGACAGCGACGGCGGAGGCGACCTCGTTGTCGACCGCTTCGAGTCGCCGCGGATCGACACCGACGCGACGCACGGCTCCGGCTGCGCGCTGTCGAGCGCGATCGCCGCGCGGCTGGCGCGCGGAGAACCGCTCCGCGAGGCGGTCGAGGCCGCGGTCGCGGAGATGAGCGAGGCGGTCCGGCGCGGCTACGACGTGGGTGAGGGTCCCGGCGCGGTGAATCCGACCGTGTTGGGCGGCGAGTGA
- a CDS encoding ZIP family metal transporter has translation MVALDAYLFVFVAGLITALATGIGALPFFFFETISDRGNVALWGFASGIMISASLFGLVQEGLAEGTPVEIAVGMLAGVVLVVVAHDVLTDAEIDPQEYAEADFKKLILILGVLTVHSFPEGIAVGVSFADLGLEGGTVLFGFTVPLLAVFMTLAISIHNVPEGTAISIPLRAMGVSKWKMVWWAVFSSLPQPIGAVVAFAFVRYARAFLPYGFGFAAGAMIYLVLSEFVPEALETGADLPRGGKPILVGGMALGVALMIPLAYL, from the coding sequence ATGGTCGCGCTCGACGCCTACCTCTTCGTCTTCGTCGCCGGGCTGATCACGGCGCTGGCGACGGGTATCGGCGCGCTGCCGTTCTTCTTCTTCGAGACGATCAGCGACCGCGGGAACGTGGCACTATGGGGGTTCGCGTCGGGGATCATGATCTCCGCGTCACTGTTCGGTCTCGTTCAGGAGGGGCTGGCAGAGGGAACGCCGGTGGAGATCGCGGTCGGGATGCTCGCGGGCGTCGTCCTCGTCGTCGTGGCACACGACGTGCTGACCGACGCCGAGATCGACCCGCAGGAGTACGCCGAGGCGGACTTCAAGAAGCTAATCTTGATCCTCGGCGTATTAACGGTCCACAGCTTCCCGGAGGGGATCGCGGTCGGCGTCTCCTTCGCGGACCTCGGACTGGAGGGCGGGACGGTGCTGTTCGGCTTCACGGTACCGCTGTTGGCGGTGTTCATGACCCTCGCCATCTCGATCCACAACGTCCCCGAGGGGACCGCAATCTCGATCCCGCTGCGGGCGATGGGCGTCTCGAAGTGGAAGATGGTGTGGTGGGCCGTCTTCTCCAGCCTGCCGCAGCCGATCGGGGCCGTGGTCGCGTTCGCGTTCGTGCGGTACGCCCGCGCGTTCCTCCCGTACGGTTTCGGTTTCGCCGCCGGAGCGATGATCTACCTCGTCCTCTCGGAGTTCGTCCCCGAGGCGCTCGAAACCGGTGCCGACCTCCCACGCGGCGGGAAGCCGATCCTCGTCGGCGGGATGGCGCTCGGCGTCGCGCTCATGATTCCGCTGGCATACCTATAG
- the mutS gene encoding DNA mismatch repair protein MutS, translated as MATGIVGEFLDLKAETDADVLAMQCGDFYEFFADDAELVADELDLSISQKSSHGSSYPMAGVPLSELTPYVNALVERGYRVAVADQYDTDDGGHAREIVRVVTPGTVLETSDDDARYLAAVVREEGATGGAAGAAGDAADADGPYGLAFADVTTGRFLATTVDGGSDLRAELYRFDPAEVLPGPAVRNDDGLLGAVREDLSGRVTAFDPEAFAPGRAEHAVRKQFGRETTDSVGLDSALAVRAAGAVLSYVEETGAGVLASMTRLTAYGADDRVDVDATTQRNLEITETMRGDADGTLFDTVDHTVTAAGGRLLREWLTRPRRDRETLTARLDAVEALSAAALARDRVREVLGDAYDLERLAARTTSGTAGARELLSVRDTLALLPALSDAIEGTPLADSPAAAVLDRVDRERAAALRAELDEALAEDPPKAKTGGGLLKEGYDDELDELIERHESVKSWLDGLAEREKRTHGLSHVTVDRNKTDGYYIQVGKSVADQVPEGYREIKTLKNSKRFVTDELAEKEREVLRLEEVRGELEYELFEELRERIAERAELLQDAGRAVAELDALASLATHAARRDWTRPELTEERRLDVEAGRHPVVEGTTDFVPNDLRLDAEREFLIVTGPNMSGKSTYMRQAALIQLLAQAGSFVPARAAEVGLVDGIYTRVGALDELAQGRSTFMVEMQELSNILHSATDESLVILDEVGRGTATYDGISIAWAATEYLHNQVRARTLFATHYHELTTLADHLPRVANVHVAVDERDGEVTFLRTVRDGPTNRSYGVHVADLAGVPDPVVSRADEVLDRLREEKAIEARGGSRGGDGSPPGDGAGGDTQQVVFDLSSGSFSESDAGMTANNAGTPAGDAAVSEGSPDGVAPESQSGGSGAAVETAAAAESDRLDPETRAVIEELGDVDVAETPPVELLSRVQEWQERLE; from the coding sequence ATGGCAACGGGGATCGTCGGGGAGTTCCTCGATCTCAAGGCGGAGACGGACGCGGATGTCCTCGCGATGCAGTGCGGCGACTTCTACGAGTTCTTCGCGGACGACGCCGAGCTGGTCGCCGACGAACTGGACCTTTCGATCTCGCAGAAGTCCTCGCACGGCTCGTCGTACCCGATGGCGGGCGTGCCGCTCTCGGAGCTGACGCCGTACGTGAACGCCTTAGTCGAGCGCGGCTACCGGGTCGCGGTCGCGGACCAGTACGACACCGACGACGGCGGCCACGCCCGCGAGATCGTCCGCGTCGTCACGCCGGGGACCGTCCTCGAAACGAGCGACGACGACGCGCGCTACCTCGCCGCGGTGGTCCGCGAGGAGGGCGCGACGGGTGGCGCGGCCGGCGCGGCGGGCGACGCCGCGGACGCCGACGGCCCCTACGGACTCGCGTTCGCCGACGTCACCACGGGCCGGTTCCTCGCCACGACGGTCGACGGCGGGAGCGATCTGCGCGCCGAACTCTACCGGTTCGACCCGGCGGAGGTGCTGCCCGGTCCCGCCGTCCGCAATGACGACGGCCTGCTCGGCGCGGTCCGCGAGGACCTCTCGGGGCGCGTGACCGCCTTCGACCCGGAGGCGTTCGCGCCGGGGCGCGCCGAACACGCGGTCCGCAAGCAGTTCGGCCGCGAGACGACCGACAGCGTCGGCCTCGACTCGGCGCTCGCGGTCCGGGCCGCGGGCGCGGTCCTCTCGTACGTCGAGGAGACCGGCGCGGGCGTGTTGGCCTCGATGACCCGCCTGACCGCCTACGGCGCGGACGACCGCGTCGACGTGGACGCGACGACGCAGCGCAACCTCGAGATCACGGAGACGATGCGGGGCGACGCCGACGGAACGCTCTTCGACACCGTCGACCACACCGTCACCGCCGCCGGCGGGCGGCTGCTCCGCGAGTGGCTCACCCGGCCGCGGCGCGACCGCGAGACGCTCACGGCTCGGCTCGACGCGGTCGAGGCGCTGTCGGCCGCGGCGCTCGCCCGCGACCGGGTCCGCGAGGTGCTCGGCGACGCGTACGACCTCGAACGGCTCGCGGCGCGGACGACGAGCGGAACCGCGGGCGCGCGGGAACTCCTCTCGGTCCGCGACACGCTCGCGCTGCTCCCGGCGCTTTCGGACGCGATCGAGGGAACCCCGCTCGCCGACTCGCCCGCGGCCGCCGTCCTCGACCGCGTCGACCGCGAGCGCGCGGCCGCCCTCCGCGCGGAACTCGACGAGGCGCTCGCGGAGGACCCCCCGAAGGCGAAGACCGGCGGCGGGCTGCTCAAGGAGGGGTACGACGACGAGCTGGACGAGCTGATCGAGCGCCACGAGTCGGTAAAATCGTGGCTCGACGGCCTCGCGGAGCGCGAGAAGCGGACGCACGGACTCAGCCACGTCACCGTCGACCGCAACAAGACCGACGGCTACTACATTCAGGTGGGCAAGTCCGTCGCGGATCAGGTCCCCGAGGGCTACCGCGAGATCAAGACGCTGAAGAACTCGAAGCGGTTCGTCACCGACGAGCTGGCCGAGAAGGAGCGGGAAGTCCTCAGGCTGGAGGAGGTCCGCGGCGAGCTGGAGTACGAGCTGTTCGAGGAGCTGCGCGAGCGCATCGCCGAGCGCGCCGAACTGCTTCAGGACGCCGGGCGGGCGGTCGCCGAGCTCGACGCGCTCGCCTCGCTGGCGACCCACGCCGCCCGTCGGGACTGGACGCGCCCGGAGCTGACCGAGGAGCGCCGGCTCGACGTCGAGGCCGGTCGCCACCCGGTCGTCGAGGGGACGACCGACTTCGTCCCGAACGACCTCCGGCTCGACGCGGAGCGCGAGTTCCTGATCGTCACCGGGCCGAACATGAGCGGGAAGTCGACGTACATGCGGCAGGCGGCGCTGATCCAACTGCTCGCGCAGGCCGGTTCGTTCGTCCCCGCCCGCGCCGCCGAGGTCGGGCTCGTCGACGGTATCTACACCCGGGTCGGCGCGCTCGACGAGCTGGCGCAGGGACGGTCGACGTTCATGGTCGAGATGCAGGAGCTGTCGAACATCCTCCACTCGGCGACCGACGAGTCGCTCGTCATCTTAGACGAGGTCGGCCGCGGCACCGCCACCTACGACGGCATCTCCATCGCGTGGGCGGCGACCGAGTACCTCCACAATCAGGTGCGCGCGCGGACCCTCTTCGCCACCCACTACCACGAGCTGACGACGCTCGCGGACCACCTCCCGCGCGTCGCGAACGTCCACGTCGCCGTCGACGAGCGCGACGGCGAGGTGACGTTCCTCCGCACCGTCCGCGACGGCCCGACGAACCGGTCGTACGGCGTCCACGTCGCCGACCTCGCCGGCGTCCCCGACCCCGTGGTCTCCCGCGCGGACGAGGTCCTCGACCGGCTCCGCGAGGAGAAGGCGATCGAGGCCCGCGGCGGGTCGCGGGGCGGCGACGGTTCGCCCCCGGGCGACGGCGCGGGCGGCGACACCCAGCAGGTCGTCTTCGACCTCTCGTCCGGGTCGTTCTCCGAGAGCGACGCCGGGATGACGGCGAATAACGCCGGAACGCCGGCTGGCGACGCGGCGGTCTCGGAGGGGAGCCCCGACGGGGTGGCTCCGGAGTCGCAGTCGGGCGGTTCCGGCGCGGCCGTGGAGACCGCGGCGGCCGCGGAAAGCGATCGGCTTGACCCTGAGACACGCGCCGTGATCGAGGAACTGGGCGATGTCGATGTCGCGGAGACGCCCCCGGTGGAACTGCTTTCGCGGGTTCAGGAGTGGCAGGAGCGGCTGGAATGA
- the sepF gene encoding cell division protein SepF codes for MGIMSKILGGGGSRSVDDYVELDTDDFADAHAETGTQVHFAEIGDQSDVIPIKDAVYDGDFVIADITRHSTSDRTIEHVYDELRQVVQEVDGDIVQKGDDQIIVTPTGVKVSRQKL; via the coding sequence ATGGGCATCATGAGCAAGATCCTCGGCGGGGGTGGGAGCCGCTCCGTCGACGACTACGTCGAGCTCGACACGGACGACTTCGCCGACGCGCACGCGGAGACGGGCACACAGGTACACTTCGCCGAGATCGGCGACCAGAGCGATGTCATCCCGATCAAAGACGCCGTCTACGACGGGGACTTCGTCATCGCCGACATCACCCGCCACTCCACGTCGGACCGGACGATAGAACACGTCTACGACGAACTCCGGCAGGTGGTACAGGAGGTCGACGGCGACATCGTCCAGAAGGGCGACGACCAGATCATCGTCACCCCCACGGGCGTCAAGGTCTCGCGGCAGAAGCTGTAA
- the azf gene encoding NAD-dependent glucose-6-phosphate dehydrogenase Azf, whose translation MDEPVLLTGAGGRVGQAILRGIGDDYEWRLLDREPLPAAKVPADVTDADLHVADITDERAVREAVADVGAVIHLAGDPRKTAPWDSVLRNNIDGAQVVMRAAAEAGVEKFVFASSNHAVGGYETDERTPNLYREDDDYRLDGTELPRPGNLYGVSKAAGESLGRFYHDEYGMSVVCVRIGNLTKNHPPREYERGQAMWLSHRDCAHLFDRCLRADYGYEVVYGISDNDRRYYSIERAREALGYDPADNSADYTFEGEPKPDRDSDTDRESVDDPDVTGDDAPAEPNFPADPDAPSDDA comes from the coding sequence ATGGACGAGCCGGTCCTGTTGACGGGTGCCGGGGGACGGGTGGGACAGGCCATCCTCCGCGGCATCGGCGACGACTACGAGTGGCGGCTCCTCGACCGGGAACCGCTCCCGGCCGCGAAGGTGCCCGCCGACGTTACTGACGCCGATCTACACGTCGCCGACATCACCGACGAGCGCGCCGTCCGTGAGGCGGTCGCCGACGTCGGCGCGGTGATCCACCTCGCGGGCGACCCCCGGAAGACAGCGCCGTGGGACTCCGTCCTCAGAAACAACATCGACGGCGCACAGGTCGTGATGCGCGCCGCCGCCGAGGCCGGCGTCGAGAAGTTCGTCTTCGCCTCCTCGAACCACGCCGTCGGCGGCTACGAGACCGACGAGCGGACCCCGAACCTGTACCGCGAGGACGACGACTACCGGCTTGACGGCACGGAACTCCCCCGCCCCGGCAACCTCTACGGCGTCTCGAAGGCGGCCGGCGAGTCGCTCGGGCGCTTCTACCACGATGAGTACGGGATGAGCGTCGTCTGCGTCCGCATCGGCAACCTCACCAAGAACCACCCGCCGCGCGAGTACGAGCGCGGACAGGCGATGTGGCTCTCACACCGCGACTGCGCGCACCTGTTCGACCGCTGTCTCCGGGCCGACTACGGCTACGAGGTCGTGTACGGCATCTCGGACAACGACCGCCGCTACTACTCGATCGAACGCGCCCGCGAGGCGCTCGGCTACGATCCGGCCGACAACTCCGCCGACTACACGTTCGAGGGCGAACCCAAACCGGACCGCGACTCCGACACTGACCGGGAGTCCGTCGACGACCCCGACGTGACGGGAGACGACGCGCCCGCCGAGCCGAATTTCCCCGCCGACCCAGACGCGCCGAGCGACGACGCCTGA